In Theileria parva strain Muguga chromosome 4 map unlocalized ctg_529, whole genome shotgun sequence, one DNA window encodes the following:
- a CDS encoding B-block binding subunit of TFIIIC family protein, with amino-acid sequence MESPVTDMDINTLEYLSLEYLSSQTDPIDYNTLYFKILEENGLSTNETNVELWIRLYSNKNVLILINDEFYLYLRNNFKKKTRRKNVHLFDIDISQFEPNELVEHIPESRLLCSNSYRIRSLNLVLYEQVVKTNDRFKLLMAIASKRYSGMCTSD; translated from the exons ATGGAATCTCCAGTAACAGATATGGATATAAATACTCTAGAATACCTATCTCTAGAGTATCTTTCAAGCCAAACCGATCCAATAGATTACAATACActgtattttaaaatattggaAGAAAATGGACTATCTACCAATGAAACAAAC gtAGAATTGTGGATTCGTCTGTATTCTAACAAGAATGTGCTGATTTTAATCAATGACgaattttatttgtatttaagaaataattttaagaagAAAACTAGAAGAAAAAATGTTCATTTATTCGACATTGATATTAGCCAATTTGAACCAAACGAACTTGTGGAACATATCCCAGAATCAAGACTTCTTTGTTCAAATTCATATAGAATAAGGAGTTTGAACCTTGTATTATATGAACAGGTTGTTAAAACAAACGACCGTTTCAAGTTACTAATGGCAATAGCATCAAAAAGATACTCAGGTATGTGCACTTCAGATTAA
- the ASMTL gene encoding Maf-like family protein, which produces MEVYSAVGLRDLFSNPNKAWIVLATQSPHRPMIMKNHMGVTNLLTMASGFEEDLNKDDYPTRGDYSVATAENKARIVAKTIFTANDQESKKKVRELLSNPFGEMHKDFDVDKIQVVIGADTIADMNGTIYEKPVDREDARRQLSSYVESYHYIYTGVAMFARGRGYEVPEKKFYTTTRVKYQRLSKEDIEALLDTREHEGSAGSYRITGLGESLIEEVVGSYTNVIGLPAQCVSSALCDLAKSYKMFNF; this is translated from the exons ATGGAAGTATACTCAGCAGTAGGCCTGAGAGACTTGTTCTCAAACCCAAACAAGGCCTGGATTGTACTAGCAACGCAGTCTCCTCATAGACCAATGATAATGAAGAATCATATGGGAGTAACGAATCTGCTAACAATGGCCTCAGGGTTCGAAGAAGATCTCAACAAGGATGATTATCCAACAAGAGGAGACTATTCAGTGGCAACAGCTGAAAATAAAGCTAGGATAGTGGCAAAAACTATATTTACAGCTAATGACCAAGAATCTAAGAAGAAAGTGAGAGAACTTTTAAGTAATCCATTTGGAGAAATGCACAAGGATTTCGACGTAGATAAG ATACAAGTGGTAATTGGAGCAGATACAATAGCAGATATGAATGGAACAATTTATGAAAAACCAGTGGATAGAGAAGATGCAAGGAGGCAACTCAGTTCATATGTAGAATCATACCATTATATCTATACTGGAGTCGCAATGTTTGCAAGAGGTAGAGGATATGAAGTTCCAGAAAAAAAGTTTTATACCACAACAAGAGTTAAGTATCAAAGGTTATCAAAGGAAGATATAGAGGCACTTTTAGATACAAGAGAACATGAAGGCTCAGCAG GATCATATCGGATAACAGGATTGGGGGAATCATTAATTGAGGAAGTTGTAGGTTCATATACTAATGTTATTGGACTTCCTGCACAATGTGTATCATCAGCACTATGCGACTTGGCAAAATCatataaaatgtttaatttttaa